Proteins encoded together in one Orrella marina window:
- a CDS encoding amidohydrolase family protein has translation MVIDCHGHYTTAPKQLNEFRQKQLARFESEGTYLDPQVNITDDEIRESLENNQLKIQAERGVDLTIFSPTAGAMAHHHGDARISADWSRACNDLIHRAVSLYPSRLAGVCQLPQSPGVSPGNCVAELTRCVEELGFVGCNLNPDPSDGYWTDPPLTARHWYPLFEKLVELDVPAMIHVSCSCNPNFHHTGAHYLNGDTTAFMQFIQGDVFKDFPTLRFIIPHGGGAVPYHWGRYRGLAQNLGRPPLQELLNNVFFDTCVYHQPGVDLLLNVIPAENILFASEIVGAVKGIDPTTGHFYDDTKRYIDAVAHLSADDRNKIMSGNALRVYPRLRAQLEKHNVL, from the coding sequence CTGGTAATTGACTGTCATGGTCACTACACCACCGCACCTAAGCAGCTCAACGAGTTTCGTCAGAAGCAGCTGGCGCGATTTGAGTCGGAAGGGACCTATCTTGATCCACAGGTCAATATCACCGATGATGAAATTCGTGAAAGCCTGGAGAACAATCAGCTAAAGATTCAGGCGGAACGAGGTGTTGATCTGACGATCTTTTCACCGACGGCGGGTGCCATGGCACACCACCACGGAGATGCTCGTATTAGTGCCGACTGGTCAAGGGCGTGCAATGACTTGATTCATCGCGCTGTTTCTCTCTACCCCAGCAGACTGGCAGGTGTTTGTCAGTTGCCGCAGTCGCCTGGTGTCAGTCCAGGCAACTGTGTTGCTGAGCTCACCCGGTGTGTGGAGGAACTCGGGTTCGTGGGTTGCAACCTGAATCCGGATCCTTCCGATGGTTACTGGACGGATCCCCCTCTTACAGCGCGACACTGGTATCCCTTGTTCGAGAAACTGGTGGAACTTGACGTGCCGGCGATGATTCATGTCAGTTGCTCTTGCAACCCGAATTTTCATCACACAGGCGCGCACTATCTTAATGGTGATACGACTGCCTTCATGCAGTTCATTCAGGGCGATGTTTTCAAAGACTTTCCGACACTGCGGTTCATCATTCCCCATGGCGGAGGTGCAGTTCCCTACCATTGGGGCCGATATCGTGGGCTTGCTCAGAACCTCGGTCGGCCTCCGCTGCAGGAACTGCTGAACAATGTCTTTTTTGATACGTGCGTCTACCATCAGCCTGGTGTTGACCTTTTGTTAAACGTCATTCCTGCCGAGAATATCCTTTTTGCATCTGAGATTGTCGGGGCGGTCAAGGGCATTGATCCTACAACTGGCCACTTCTACGATGATACCAAGCGGTATATCGATGCTGTTGCGCATCTATCTGCAGATGATCGCAACAAAATCATGAGTGGCAATGCATTGAGGGTGTATCCAAGGTTGCGCGCACAACTGGAAAAGCACAACGTGTTGTAG
- a CDS encoding methyltransferase domain-containing protein produces MRRSTEMMCDRRTPIAGLLVSVFLVGGCSTTGPDGEYRPLRAQHGKDVMWVPTPDKLVDNMLEMAQVGPDDLVYDLGAGDGKIAIEAARKFGATAVGIEYNPDMAEFARQKVRAAGVEDKVTIVTGDIFEAIFSKADVLTLYLLERLNIQLKPQILAMKPGTRVVSNTFRMGAWQPDDTTSVEDGWSAYLWIVPAKVEGKWQFSGVPGMPDGVLDIRQSFQNVTGTYTPSSGTALPVQGRLDGATLALEPQTGFADGMGRSVQFVVDGQQWRFPGSERAIVARKVP; encoded by the coding sequence ATGAGACGATCAACTGAAATGATGTGCGATCGGCGCACACCGATTGCAGGTTTGCTGGTGTCGGTGTTTCTGGTTGGCGGTTGTTCTACGACCGGTCCGGATGGAGAGTACCGACCTTTACGTGCCCAGCATGGCAAGGATGTGATGTGGGTGCCGACGCCCGATAAGCTTGTGGACAACATGCTTGAGATGGCCCAGGTCGGACCGGATGATCTTGTGTACGATCTTGGCGCGGGAGACGGAAAAATTGCGATTGAAGCTGCCCGAAAATTTGGTGCGACCGCAGTGGGGATTGAGTACAACCCGGATATGGCTGAGTTTGCCAGGCAGAAGGTCAGGGCTGCCGGTGTCGAGGACAAGGTGACGATCGTGACCGGGGACATCTTCGAAGCGATCTTCTCGAAAGCCGACGTTCTGACGCTCTATTTGCTTGAACGCTTGAACATCCAGTTAAAGCCCCAGATCCTGGCGATGAAACCTGGGACACGGGTGGTGTCGAACACATTCAGAATGGGAGCATGGCAACCGGACGACACCACATCTGTCGAGGATGGCTGGAGTGCCTATTTATGGATTGTTCCAGCAAAGGTTGAGGGTAAATGGCAGTTCTCGGGCGTCCCCGGAATGCCCGACGGTGTGCTGGATATCAGGCAGTCATTTCAGAATGTCACTGGTACCTATACGCCATCGTCTGGCACGGCGCTGCCAGTTCAGGGTCGCTTGGATGGCGCAACTCTGGCACTCGAACCCCAAACCGGTTTCGCGGATGGCATGGGGCGGTCGGTACAGTTCGTGGTTGACGGGCAACAGTGGCGTTTTCCGGGCAGTGAGCGGGCCATCGTCGCGAGAAAAGTGCCCTAA
- a CDS encoding FAD-binding protein gives MAELGSPGLGYAKPFLPLGNLLRTGYLVRADSVGGLAERIGIDSSVLEETISNYNTHAQRGEDPEFGKGKDLYCHYLGDPGNSYNPNVAPLDKGPYYAVWMYAGDIGNFAGIRTDEHARVLRTDSSVIPGLFAVGNDMASVFRGSYPGGGSLIGPAMTFGFTAARCLAKQEGN, from the coding sequence ATGGCAGAACTCGGGAGTCCCGGCCTTGGTTACGCCAAGCCCTTTTTGCCTTTAGGTAATCTATTGCGAACGGGATATTTGGTTCGTGCTGATAGCGTTGGAGGTCTGGCAGAGAGGATTGGAATAGATTCCAGTGTGCTGGAGGAGACCATATCGAATTACAACACTCACGCCCAGCGAGGCGAGGATCCCGAGTTCGGCAAGGGCAAGGACCTCTACTGCCATTATCTAGGCGACCCGGGCAATAGCTACAACCCGAATGTGGCCCCTCTTGACAAAGGCCCATATTATGCAGTCTGGATGTACGCCGGTGATATCGGCAATTTTGCTGGTATTCGTACCGACGAACATGCTCGGGTGTTAAGAACCGACTCAAGCGTTATTCCTGGACTTTTTGCGGTTGGCAATGATATGGCCAGCGTGTTTCGAGGTAGTTATCCAGGCGGTGGCTCATTGATTGGGCCAGCAATGACATTCGGCTTCACTGCCGCGCGCTGTCTGGCCAAACAAGAAGGAAACTGA
- a CDS encoding Bug family tripartite tricarboxylate transporter substrate binding protein: MAVSFHLDVFKKSLVGATAALALSGLPAQASDATDYPDSPIRIVVPFAAGGPADLAGRAFGQYLGDELNGSAVVDNRGGGGGVVAINSVAGANPDGHTLLFAASGNVTVQPLRTNPPMQIDELLRPISQATSSPHGLFISAKLPVDTLEEFIAYAKENPGKLNFATPGVGGLGHLGIEYFKNAAGIDAQTIHYKGSSQAVKDMISGEVHAMLSSPASLQGLVDQGMLKMVGLTGPTQSQAMKDVPMVSRAVPGFEYNTWYGFYAPKDTPDAVIEKITQALSNIDSQSELVKNLQAQGVDVVITNPAKLDQLAKDDTQKWQKVISDAGISFN; encoded by the coding sequence ATGGCAGTTTCTTTCCATCTTGATGTATTCAAAAAGTCTCTTGTTGGCGCGACTGCTGCGCTAGCCTTGAGTGGCCTGCCAGCCCAGGCGTCTGATGCAACAGACTATCCTGATAGTCCCATTCGTATTGTTGTTCCCTTTGCGGCTGGTGGACCAGCCGATCTGGCTGGCCGTGCATTTGGTCAATATCTCGGCGATGAGCTCAATGGATCAGCCGTGGTTGATAACCGCGGTGGCGGCGGCGGTGTCGTGGCGATCAACTCGGTTGCAGGCGCGAATCCGGACGGTCATACTCTGCTGTTTGCGGCTTCGGGTAACGTCACTGTACAGCCACTGCGAACCAATCCACCCATGCAGATCGATGAGTTGCTACGACCCATCTCCCAGGCGACGTCAAGTCCGCACGGGCTTTTCATTTCTGCGAAGCTACCTGTCGATACGCTTGAGGAGTTCATTGCCTACGCCAAAGAGAATCCGGGCAAACTGAACTTTGCAACACCAGGTGTGGGAGGTCTTGGCCATCTCGGTATTGAATACTTCAAGAATGCTGCCGGTATCGATGCGCAGACCATTCACTACAAGGGATCATCGCAAGCCGTTAAAGACATGATTTCCGGGGAGGTCCATGCCATGCTGAGCAGCCCGGCATCATTGCAGGGCCTGGTGGATCAGGGCATGCTGAAGATGGTTGGCCTGACAGGTCCGACCCAATCCCAAGCCATGAAGGATGTGCCAATGGTCTCGCGTGCCGTCCCGGGATTCGAATACAACACCTGGTATGGTTTTTACGCTCCCAAGGACACACCTGACGCCGTGATTGAAAAAATCACACAAGCTCTCTCGAATATCGATAGTCAGAGCGAGCTTGTCAAGAATCTTCAGGCGCAGGGCGTCGATGTCGTGATCACCAATCCCGCCAAGCTCGATCAGCTTGCCAAGGACGACACGCAGAAGTGGCAGAAGGTAATCAGTGATGCCGGCATCAGCTTTAATTGA
- a CDS encoding MFS transporter — translation MMDTQISKHNFATRLLLNIGHALDHMMLLIFATAVVSITSEFGLQSWEDLMPYSVGAFFFFGLGSIPSGRLGDLWGRRPMMILFFFSLGVASILVGFSNSPWQLAFALALLGCAASIYHPVGIPMLVEGETRPGWAIGVNGLAGNLGLAAAAVVTGFFVKFFDWRAAFIVPGIISIACGIAFTLLSPKNQLSPAKKKSTASGSRHGLSMTKLLIIMTIAATSASMVFNFSVNSNYELLSSRINNIFQDPAVLGAMLALVYVIASFTQLLVGKLLDRFPLKRLYQSIVALQFVALIAAATSDGWVFYILQVAFMAAIFGAIPFTDAMIVRFVDDSMRSRVTGMRLAVAFGGSSLAVWLIGPIVKTAGFTSLLTLMAATTIMTLIVVSQLPNTSHARSL, via the coding sequence ATGATGGATACACAAATCAGCAAACATAACTTTGCAACACGCCTATTACTAAACATCGGCCACGCCTTGGACCACATGATGCTGCTGATCTTTGCGACTGCGGTTGTTTCGATCACATCGGAATTTGGGCTTCAAAGCTGGGAGGACCTGATGCCCTACAGTGTTGGAGCGTTCTTTTTCTTCGGACTAGGATCCATACCATCAGGCCGTCTTGGCGACCTCTGGGGTCGTCGACCCATGATGATCCTGTTCTTTTTCAGTCTTGGCGTCGCATCCATTCTGGTGGGATTTTCGAATTCGCCATGGCAACTGGCATTTGCGCTAGCCTTGCTAGGATGTGCAGCGTCCATTTACCATCCTGTTGGCATTCCCATGCTGGTCGAAGGCGAGACGCGTCCCGGCTGGGCAATTGGCGTGAACGGACTGGCCGGCAATCTCGGGTTGGCGGCAGCTGCGGTCGTTACCGGATTCTTCGTCAAGTTCTTTGACTGGCGAGCGGCGTTTATCGTACCCGGGATCATAAGCATCGCCTGTGGCATTGCTTTCACATTGCTATCCCCCAAAAACCAACTCTCACCCGCAAAGAAGAAGTCCACCGCATCCGGATCTCGTCACGGCCTGTCCATGACAAAGCTACTGATCATCATGACGATCGCCGCTACCAGCGCAAGCATGGTGTTCAACTTTTCCGTTAACAGTAACTATGAACTGTTATCCAGCCGGATCAACAACATCTTTCAGGATCCAGCCGTTCTGGGCGCCATGCTTGCACTGGTCTATGTCATCGCGTCCTTCACCCAACTGCTGGTTGGAAAACTGTTGGACCGATTCCCCTTGAAAAGGTTGTACCAATCGATTGTCGCCCTTCAGTTCGTGGCCCTTATCGCTGCTGCGACCTCGGATGGATGGGTTTTCTATATCCTGCAGGTCGCTTTCATGGCGGCCATCTTTGGTGCCATCCCCTTCACTGACGCGATGATTGTGCGTTTTGTAGATGATTCGATGCGATCTCGAGTCACAGGCATGCGCCTAGCAGTTGCCTTCGGTGGCAGCTCGCTCGCGGTCTGGCTGATCGGTCCGATTGTAAAGACAGCAGGATTTACCAGCCTGCTCACACTCATGGCTGCAACCACAATCATGACGCTGATCGTGGTGAGCCAGTTACCAAATACCTCACACGCCAGAAGCTTATGA
- a CDS encoding AraC family transcriptional regulator encodes MIPKPPSPSLALQTLSHHPDAKSANAVPRAVVAFARTDRAGHVIARHSHERDQLVYAIKGVMSIEALNTVWTIPPSYGLWIPATVEHSVRMDTEVEMRTLYISSGVVPFPDNECQVRAISPLLRELIIRAVTISPLYDEYGPDGRLMQVIVDEIAQQVSAPLGLRFPSDKRLAELCQHVLDHLGESEPIGRLGSRVGLSERSVMRLFPQQTGMTFHAWRQQARLMRAFSLAEQNRPLGLIASELGYSSSAAFAKMFRRVFGASPRILLRATQGASVGSWKGRPWDDQHQGGV; translated from the coding sequence ATGATTCCAAAACCGCCATCTCCCTCGCTCGCGTTGCAAACCTTAAGTCATCACCCCGATGCAAAGTCAGCCAACGCGGTTCCTCGCGCAGTCGTCGCATTCGCCAGAACGGATCGAGCTGGTCATGTTATCGCGCGCCATAGTCATGAACGTGACCAGCTTGTTTACGCGATCAAGGGGGTCATGAGCATCGAGGCGCTCAACACGGTGTGGACGATCCCCCCAAGCTATGGCCTCTGGATTCCAGCAACTGTGGAGCATTCGGTTCGTATGGATACGGAAGTGGAAATGCGAACACTGTATATTTCTAGTGGAGTCGTTCCGTTCCCGGATAACGAGTGCCAGGTCCGGGCGATCTCACCTCTGCTTCGTGAATTGATCATACGCGCCGTGACCATTTCACCGCTATATGACGAGTATGGTCCGGATGGCCGACTCATGCAGGTCATCGTGGATGAAATCGCTCAGCAAGTCAGCGCTCCGCTCGGGCTGAGGTTCCCGTCAGACAAGCGCTTGGCCGAGCTCTGCCAGCACGTGCTTGACCATCTTGGTGAGTCAGAGCCTATCGGTCGGCTGGGTAGCCGGGTAGGTTTGTCCGAGAGAAGTGTCATGCGCCTGTTTCCTCAACAGACTGGCATGACGTTTCATGCATGGCGCCAGCAAGCCCGCCTCATGCGTGCGTTCTCCCTGGCCGAGCAGAATCGACCATTGGGCCTGATTGCTTCCGAGTTGGGTTACAGTTCTTCGGCAGCCTTTGCGAAGATGTTCAGAAGGGTTTTTGGTGCCTCGCCTCGCATCCTGCTCAGAGCAACGCAGGGCGCAAGCGTAGGGTCATGGAAAGGTCGACCTTGGGATGATCAGCACCAAGGTGGCGTTTAG